GGTGACGGTAGGCGGCGAGCAGATCGACGCCGGAACTGTGGGCTTCCTGGGCAAGCCAGCGTACGGGATCTTCTTCACGCATTCGGGTGCCGAAACCCTGCCCGGGGTGCCGCAGCAGAACAACCTGATCACGCTCGCCCCGATTGAGGGCGGCGTCAGTGACGAACTGCTCGAGTTTGTCACCGAGGGCGAGACGCTCTTGATTCCGGCTGAGGACGAGAGCCGGTTCCTGACCTCGTTCTACCCGAAGCTGCGGCAGTCAACGCCTGTCAAGGCAGCGGATGAATCGGTTGAACTCCCAACTCTGGCGGTCCCCACGCTCTCCCTGCTCGCCAATTACGGCACCGACCATAAGGTCCGGCTGCACTGGGAGTGGCATTACAAGTCCGGCACGTTGGTCACCGCTCAGCCGCTGTGGCGGCACCCCGAAGATCGCGGCTACCGCGATGACCCGGAGGAAGCCCGGATCCTGGAGTCGCTCGGGCGGCCGTGGGACGTGGTTCCTGCCCTGGCGGAATCGGCCACGGGTGGCTGGGGCGCTCCGCGGCTCGCGGCTTCGGCTGAGCTTTCCGGACTGGACACGCTGGCCTTCACCGAGGAGGTCCTGCCAACGCTCAAGGACCTGCCCGATGTGGTGGTTGAGACCTCCGGCGACATCGCTGATTACCGCGAGGCCGCCGAAGCTCCCGTCGTCTCCATTTCCACGAAGGAAACGGCGAGCGGCGACTGGTTCGATCTCGGCATCGTGATCACGCTCGAAGGCGAACCGGTCTCGTTTGCTGCCGTGTTCTCAGCCTTGGCTGCCGGGATGAGCCGGATGCTGTTGCCCAGCGGCGCCTACTTCTCCCTGGATCTGCCTGAACTGCACCAGCTCCGTGCGTTGATCGACGAAGCCCGCTCCCTGCAGGACAACCCGGACAACAAGGACGGCACCCTGCAGATCAGCCGCTTCCAGGCCGGGCTCTGGGACGAACTCGCGCAGCTCGGCATCGTTGACGAACAGGCCGCGGCGTGGCGCGAAGCTGTTGGCGGACTGCTCGACGACGGCGTGACCGGACTTCCGCTGCCGGCAGGCCTCAACGCTGAGCTGCGTCCGTATCAGCTTGAAGGTTTCAACTGGCTCAGCTTCCTGTTCAAGCACAGCCTTGGCGGTGTGCTGGCGGATGACATGGGCTTGGGTAAGACCGTTCAGGCGATCGCGCTGATCTGTGCGGCCAAGGAGATGGCTGCTGCTGTTAATAAGGCTGATGGTGCCGAGACCCGTGCTCCTTTCCTGGTGGTGGCCCCCACCAGTGTGGTGAGCAACTGGGCCGCCGAAGCGCAACGGTTCGCTCCCGGACTCGTGGTGCGGACCGTCGGTGAAACCTTCGCCAAGAGCGGCCTTTCACCCATCGACGCATTGGCGGGCGCCGACGTCGTTATTACTTCGTATGCCCTGTTCCGCATAGATTACGATGCTTACGCATCATTCCAATGGGCCGGTCTCATGCTGGACGAGGCGCAGTTCGTGAAGAACCACCAATCCAAGGCATACCAGTGTGCGCGCAAGCTTCCGGCACGGTTCAAGCTCGCCATCACGGGCACGCCGCTGGAGAACAACCTCATGGAGTTCTGGGCGCTGACGTCTATTGTGGCGCCCGGGCTGTTCCCTAGCCCTAAACGGTTCGCGGAAAACTACCAAAAGCCCGTTGAAAAGAACGGTGATTCAGCGCAGTTGGGCAAGCTCCGGCGTCGTGTCCGTCCGCTGATGATGCGCCGCACCAAAGAGCAGGTCATCAAGGATCTGCCGCCCAAGCAGGAGCAGGTCCTTGAGGTCGTGCTCAACCCGCGGCACCAGAAGGTTTACCAGACACATCTGCAGCGTGAGCGGCAGAAGATCCTCGGGCTGATCGACGACGTCAACAAGAACCGCTTCACGATCTTCCAGTCGTTGACATTGCTCAGGCAGCTCAGTTTGGATGCTTCGCTGGTGGATTCTTCGTTGTCTGGAGTGCGGTCGTCCAAGCTCGATGTGCTGTTCGAACAGCTGGAAGACCTGATCTCCGAGGGCCACAGGGCGCTGATCTTCAGCCAGTTCACGGGATTCCTGGGCAAGGTGCGTGAGCGTTTGGATGCCGAGGGCGTGGAGTACTGCTACCTCGATGGCAGCACACGGAACCGCGGGGATGTGGTGAGCGAGTTCAAGAACGGTGCCGCTCCCGTGTTCCTGATCTCGCTGAAGGCCGGTGGCTTCGGACTCAACCTGACCGAGGCTGACTATGTGTTCCTGCTGGATCCGTGGTGGAACCCGGCGTCCGAGGCACAGGCCGTGGACCGCACGCACCGCATCGGGCAGGCCCGGAACGTTATGGTCTACCGGTTGGTTGCGAAGGACACCATCGAAGAGAAGGTCATGGCGCTGAAGGCCAAGAAGTCGCAGCTGTTCGCGGATGTGATGGAAGGCGACGCCCTGGCTGGTGGCTCGTTGACGGCGGAGGACCTGGCGGCGCTGTTCGCGGAGTAATCCCCCAACTAGCTCGCATTAGTGGTTCTATGAGCCCTCATTGCAAGCACTAATGCCGGTCAGTCGTCCAACCGCACCCCGCGCAGCAACAGCATCGTTCCGCCCACTGCGACGGCTGAGGCAAGGAAAACTCCCGCCGCACCGAGACCTACCGCCACAACACCGATGACGCTCGGCAGGACAACTTGGCCCACTCTGTTCCCGGCGAGCCTCAAGGCCAGCGCGCGTCCCCGTTGCCCTTCGGGCGCTTGGGCTGAGAGCCAGGACATGGTCAGCGGTTGTCCGATTCCCAGCCCGAGGCCCAGGAATGCCATGACAATGAACAGCAGCCATACGGGCATCGGAATGGCCGCTACCGCCAGCGAGGCCGTGGAAACCGCAAGGCTCAGGACCAGCAACCTCATCCGTCCCAACTTCCGGGACATGTTGCCAAGCCCAATTCGGGAGACCATCGAGAACCCGGCGCGAACAGTCAACATGAGACCGACTGTGGCCGCAGTCAGGCCCCGTTCAGCGCCAAGCGCAGGCAGGTAGACCACCGTAAGGTCCACCACTGCCAGCACCGTGGCGCTCGTTGCCAATGCCCGGACCACGCCCGGCGTTCTCAACAAGGACATGGCGCCACCCTTAGGGCTGTCCGCTGTCTTGGCCTTGCTCCTCCGGCCACTGACTCGGCCGGAGATAACGAACGTGGTCAGGAACAGCACCAGGCCCATGCCGACGGACAGTATGAAGATGGCCTGCGTATTAGGCCGCACAGAAGCGCCGCCTACCAGCGAAATGGCCAGCGGACCAAGGGCCTGGCCCAGCGAGGCTGCGAACGTCAGGTACCCGAAGGCCGAATCGAGCCGGGTGGAGTTCGCATTGTTCGCAACCACCGCCTGCTGCCCCACCACGCAAGCCAACTGCCCGGCGCCAAGAAGCGCAGTTCCGGCCACCAACGCGGGAACGGACGTTCCGAAGAACAGCAGAAAAGCGGAACAACCCAGCACGACGGCGGACCCGATCGCCATGAGCCGACGCTCACCGAGGCGATCCACCAGTCCGCCAATCGGCAGCGCGAGGAGTAGTGGGAAGACTGCGTAACTGGCAGCGAGAAGACCGAGTGCAAACCCGGGGACATCGAGTTCCAGGGCCCGGTAGCTGGTGGCTGGCCGTACCAGGAAGGTGACGGCCTGGATGAGGGCCGAGTGGATCAGGAGTGCCGTGGACGAGCGTCGTCCGAGTTCGCCGATCATTCGACCACAAGGCCCGCGCCTGAAATGGCACGCATCGTCTCGTCACGGGCGGCGATGACGTGCTCGAACGCGATCTTCGCCGCCTTGTCTGGCTCCTTTGATGCGATGGCTTCCACGAGTACGCGGTGATCGGCAAGAGCCTGTTCCCGGCGCTCACCGGAATTGTTGGTGAAATGCCGGTATCTCTCAACCTGGCTGGAGATCTGGTCATGGAAGCGTTGTGCCCACGAATTCCCGGCGATACCTGCGATGGTGGCGTGCAGTGTCACCCCGTATTTCATGGCTTCATCAGCGAATCCCACCATGGCCGCATTTCGTTCAAGGATGCCCTGCAGCTTTTCGATATCGTCCGCCGTCGCCTTGGCACACGCTTCGCGGGCCATCAACGATTCCAGTGCTGCCCGAACGTCGTACAGTTCGGCAATCGCCGTCTCATCCAGCGCCGGAACCACCACTCCCCCGGTGGCTTGCTGCTCCAGGAGGCTCTCCGAAATCAAGCGCCGGATAGCTTCCCTCAGCGGGGTACGGCTGACTTGCAGCGCGGTAGCCATGGCGGGCTCGTAAACGCGCTCACCTGGTTTGAGCTCCAGGCTGAGAATCCGGCGTTTCAGCTCGCTGTAGACGACGTGTGCCCCGGTGTTCCGTGGTTGTTGATGGGCCATGGGGGCGTCCTTGGGCTAGAAATGTGTACTTGTATACATCTATACACCGTGAGGAAACGCGTTCCAAATCTCCGTGCATGAGGCGCGCAGATCCTTCCCTAGAGGGTTGGATCTGAGAGAACATCCGGGTTTTGGGGCTCTGATCTGAGAGAACATCCGGGTTGCCGTCCCCAATCGGATGCTCGCTCACATCCTGACGCCATTTCCCGAATGCTCGCTCACATCCTGACGCCATTTCCCGGATGCTCGCTCACATCCGTCCGGTTCCAGACGCAAAAAGGGGACCAGTTCAACTGGTCCCCTTCGTCGCATTCATGGGCTGCTGGGCCGCGGGCGTCGTTAGCCGCGGCAGAGCTCGCCATACTTGGTGCCGGCTTCCTGGTAAGCGGCAGAGAGCTCGCCCATCTTGTTCTCGCGGTCTTCCTTCGCCTTGGCGTCCGTCGGCTCTTCCTTCACGAGTTCATCCGAGTATTCAAGGATGGCCGTGACCACGGGCTTCATCTCGTTGGAGGCAACGGATTCAATGGGGCGGATGGCGTTTGCGACGCGAATGG
This window of the Arthrobacter sp. StoSoilB5 genome carries:
- a CDS encoding DEAD/DEAH box helicase, translating into MPSHTDETWELAIQTPAINDRSLAAGLAYAMGSRVSGISFDSATGLLLGKVRGTGPQPYSTSAKLVRKPSGWSCTVGICSCPVRKDCKHVAALLFTAEDHPTIRAQLLSQAPGIQTSRLGSSEQGGSARPAWEQALNRLIAKPGTAPSTAGIPLALQFEVEEPAAHFSYTGRRDPMRSVRQLKARPVMMGAKGKWIRGDVSWNNLSYVSFRREFNEAHVEWLQTFLAAHGSSNGRQQPSGAMWLSLNDFAAKNLWALLADASKAGIPLIHAAGSEPVHVETQPAVVGLSLARLEAPGAKDHKQTPDGGLQLAPSVTVGGEQIDAGTVGFLGKPAYGIFFTHSGAETLPGVPQQNNLITLAPIEGGVSDELLEFVTEGETLLIPAEDESRFLTSFYPKLRQSTPVKAADESVELPTLAVPTLSLLANYGTDHKVRLHWEWHYKSGTLVTAQPLWRHPEDRGYRDDPEEARILESLGRPWDVVPALAESATGGWGAPRLAASAELSGLDTLAFTEEVLPTLKDLPDVVVETSGDIADYREAAEAPVVSISTKETASGDWFDLGIVITLEGEPVSFAAVFSALAAGMSRMLLPSGAYFSLDLPELHQLRALIDEARSLQDNPDNKDGTLQISRFQAGLWDELAQLGIVDEQAAAWREAVGGLLDDGVTGLPLPAGLNAELRPYQLEGFNWLSFLFKHSLGGVLADDMGLGKTVQAIALICAAKEMAAAVNKADGAETRAPFLVVAPTSVVSNWAAEAQRFAPGLVVRTVGETFAKSGLSPIDALAGADVVITSYALFRIDYDAYASFQWAGLMLDEAQFVKNHQSKAYQCARKLPARFKLAITGTPLENNLMEFWALTSIVAPGLFPSPKRFAENYQKPVEKNGDSAQLGKLRRRVRPLMMRRTKEQVIKDLPPKQEQVLEVVLNPRHQKVYQTHLQRERQKILGLIDDVNKNRFTIFQSLTLLRQLSLDASLVDSSLSGVRSSKLDVLFEQLEDLISEGHRALIFSQFTGFLGKVRERLDAEGVEYCYLDGSTRNRGDVVSEFKNGAAPVFLISLKAGGFGLNLTEADYVFLLDPWWNPASEAQAVDRTHRIGQARNVMVYRLVAKDTIEEKVMALKAKKSQLFADVMEGDALAGGSLTAEDLAALFAE
- a CDS encoding GntR family transcriptional regulator codes for the protein MAHQQPRNTGAHVVYSELKRRILSLELKPGERVYEPAMATALQVSRTPLREAIRRLISESLLEQQATGGVVVPALDETAIAELYDVRAALESLMAREACAKATADDIEKLQGILERNAAMVGFADEAMKYGVTLHATIAGIAGNSWAQRFHDQISSQVERYRHFTNNSGERREQALADHRVLVEAIASKEPDKAAKIAFEHVIAARDETMRAISGAGLVVE
- a CDS encoding MFS transporter — translated: MIGELGRRSSTALLIHSALIQAVTFLVRPATSYRALELDVPGFALGLLAASYAVFPLLLALPIGGLVDRLGERRLMAIGSAVVLGCSAFLLFFGTSVPALVAGTALLGAGQLACVVGQQAVVANNANSTRLDSAFGYLTFAASLGQALGPLAISLVGGASVRPNTQAIFILSVGMGLVLFLTTFVISGRVSGRRSKAKTADSPKGGAMSLLRTPGVVRALATSATVLAVVDLTVVYLPALGAERGLTAATVGLMLTVRAGFSMVSRIGLGNMSRKLGRMRLLVLSLAVSTASLAVAAIPMPVWLLFIVMAFLGLGLGIGQPLTMSWLSAQAPEGQRGRALALRLAGNRVGQVVLPSVIGVVAVGLGAAGVFLASAVAVGGTMLLLRGVRLDD